From the genome of Streptomyces sp. NBC_01341, one region includes:
- a CDS encoding SDR family oxidoreductase, which translates to MDLGLKDRVYIVTGATRGLGNATARALAADGAKVVISGREEKSVAEAAAAIGPEVVGAVADNAEPDAARRLVDTAKERFGRLDGILISVGGPAPGFVADNTDDQWQTAFESVFLGAVRLARTAAEALGEGGVIGFVLSGSVHEPIAGLTISNGLRPGLAGFAKSLADELGPRGIRVFGVLPSRIDTDRVRELDALSGDAEAARTANEARIPLRRYGTPEEFGTTSAFLLSPAASYLTGIMVPVDGGARHGF; encoded by the coding sequence ATGGATCTTGGACTGAAGGACCGTGTCTACATCGTCACCGGCGCGACACGCGGGCTGGGCAACGCCACGGCACGGGCGCTGGCCGCCGACGGCGCGAAGGTGGTCATCTCCGGCCGGGAGGAGAAGAGCGTCGCCGAGGCGGCTGCCGCAATCGGCCCCGAGGTGGTCGGGGCCGTCGCCGACAACGCCGAACCGGACGCGGCACGGCGCCTGGTGGACACCGCGAAGGAACGCTTCGGCAGGCTGGACGGCATCCTCATCAGCGTCGGCGGACCCGCGCCCGGCTTCGTCGCCGACAACACGGACGACCAGTGGCAGACCGCCTTCGAGTCCGTCTTCCTCGGCGCCGTACGGCTGGCGCGCACCGCGGCCGAGGCGCTCGGCGAGGGCGGCGTCATCGGCTTCGTCCTGTCCGGATCGGTGCACGAGCCGATCGCCGGCCTGACCATCTCGAACGGACTGCGCCCCGGCCTCGCCGGCTTCGCCAAGTCCCTGGCCGACGAGCTGGGTCCGCGCGGCATCCGGGTCTTCGGTGTGCTGCCGTCCCGGATCGACACGGACCGGGTGCGCGAGCTCGACGCCCTGTCGGGCGACGCGGAGGCCGCCCGCACGGCCAACGAGGCGCGCATCCCGCTGCGCCGCTACGGCACTCCGGAGGAGTTCGGCACGACCTCGGCCTTCCTCCTCTCGCCCGCCGCCTCCTACCTGACGGGCATCATGGTGCCGGTCGACGGCGGCGCCCGCCACGGCTTCTGA
- a CDS encoding glycoside hydrolase family 15 protein, with product MTPRIEDYAVVGDLQTAALVGRNGSVDWLCLPRFDSGACFAALLGDEDNGHWRIAPQGTDSSETCTRRAYVDDSLVLETYWETRTGTVKVIDFMPQRDKAPDVMRIVEGVSGSVDMSSVLRLRFDFGSVVPWMRRSHGHRVAVAGPDSVWLRSEPPVKTWGQQFSTCSSFTVSEGESVAFVLTWHPSHSPRPKLIDPHKALKHTLADWAKWAARCTYRGPHRKAVLRSLITLKALTYAPTGGIVAALTTSLPEEIGGVRNWDYRFCWLRDSTLTLGAMIACGYVEEAAAWRDWLLRAVAGDPADLQIMYGLAGERRLPETELPWLAGYEGSQPVRAGNAAVRQRQLDVYGEVIDSLRVAREAGLDNKSHAWNLQLSLLGFLESTWREPDEGLWEVRGQRRHFVHSKVMAWVAADRAVRTLEENPELPGDADRWRAMRDAVHAEVCEKGYDPVRNTFTQSYGSQELDAATLLIVRAGFLPPDDPRVTGTVDAVRDELAHDGLIRRYSTRGGSVDGLPGDEGAFLACSFWLVDALVRTGRRQEGEVLFERLLELRNDVGLLAEEYDPVAGRQLGNYPQAFSHIGLVNSAVDLARDDAAG from the coding sequence GTGACTCCACGCATCGAGGACTACGCCGTCGTCGGCGATCTCCAGACGGCCGCCCTGGTGGGCAGGAACGGTTCTGTCGACTGGCTGTGCCTGCCCCGCTTCGACTCTGGCGCCTGCTTCGCGGCGCTGCTCGGCGACGAGGACAACGGCCACTGGCGGATCGCCCCGCAGGGCACGGACAGCAGCGAGACGTGCACCCGGCGGGCCTACGTGGACGACTCGCTGGTCCTCGAGACCTACTGGGAGACGAGGACCGGGACCGTCAAGGTCATCGATTTCATGCCCCAGCGCGACAAGGCGCCCGACGTCATGCGCATCGTCGAGGGCGTCAGCGGCAGCGTCGACATGAGCTCCGTCCTGCGCCTGCGGTTCGACTTCGGCTCCGTCGTGCCGTGGATGCGGCGCTCGCACGGCCACCGGGTGGCCGTGGCCGGCCCGGACTCGGTCTGGCTGCGCAGCGAGCCGCCGGTCAAGACCTGGGGGCAGCAGTTCAGCACCTGCTCGTCCTTCACGGTCTCCGAGGGCGAGTCCGTGGCGTTCGTCCTGACGTGGCACCCCTCGCACTCCCCCCGCCCCAAGTTGATCGATCCTCACAAGGCCCTGAAGCACACGCTTGCGGACTGGGCGAAGTGGGCGGCCCGGTGCACGTACCGGGGCCCGCACCGGAAGGCAGTACTCCGCTCGCTGATCACCCTCAAAGCGCTCACCTACGCGCCGACCGGCGGGATCGTGGCGGCCCTCACCACCTCGCTGCCGGAGGAGATCGGCGGCGTACGCAACTGGGACTACCGCTTCTGCTGGCTGCGGGACTCCACCCTCACCCTCGGCGCCATGATCGCGTGCGGATACGTGGAGGAGGCGGCGGCCTGGCGGGACTGGCTGCTGCGGGCCGTCGCCGGTGACCCGGCGGACCTGCAGATCATGTACGGACTCGCGGGCGAGCGCAGGCTCCCCGAGACGGAGCTGCCCTGGCTGGCCGGTTACGAGGGATCGCAGCCGGTCCGCGCGGGGAACGCGGCCGTGCGGCAGAGGCAGCTCGACGTCTACGGCGAGGTCATCGACTCGCTCAGGGTGGCCCGCGAGGCCGGGCTCGACAACAAGTCGCACGCCTGGAACCTGCAGCTCAGCCTGCTGGGCTTCCTGGAGTCCACCTGGCGCGAGCCGGACGAGGGCCTGTGGGAGGTCCGCGGGCAACGCCGCCATTTCGTGCACTCCAAGGTGATGGCGTGGGTCGCGGCCGACCGCGCGGTGCGGACCCTGGAGGAGAACCCGGAACTGCCCGGCGACGCCGACCGCTGGCGCGCGATGCGGGACGCCGTGCACGCGGAGGTCTGCGAGAAGGGCTACGACCCCGTGCGCAACACCTTCACGCAGTCCTACGGCTCCCAGGAGCTGGACGCCGCGACCCTGCTCATCGTGCGCGCGGGCTTCCTGCCGCCCGACGACCCGCGGGTGACCGGGACGGTCGACGCGGTGCGGGACGAGCTCGCCCACGACGGTCTGATCCGCCGCTACAGCACCCGGGGCGGGTCGGTGGACGGACTTCCGGGCGACGAGGGGGCGTTCCTCGCCTGTTCGTTCTGGCTGGTCGACGCCCTGGTCCGGACGGGACGCCGGCAGGAGGGCGAGGTCCTCTTCGAGCGGCTGCTCGAACTGCGCAACGACGTGGGGCTGCTGGCCGAGGAGTACGACCCGGTGGCGGGACGGCAGCTCGGCAACTACCCGCAGGCCTTCAGCCACATCGGCCTGGTGAACAGCGCGGTCGACCTCGCGCGCGATGACGCGGCAGGATAG
- a CDS encoding SURF1 family cytochrome oxidase biogenesis protein, which yields MYRFLLTRQWVIVTLIVLAMIPTMIELGFWQLHRHEHRVAQNALISRNLELDPVPVDRLTAPGHTVPRSDYWRAVTATGTFDTRHEVVVRRRTSQDERIGVLVLTPFDLKGGGTVLVNRGWVEAATDQRAFPEVPAPPRGEVTVTGRLKADETTGTSGIKDLKGLPDRQVMLINSAQQADLLGRPVLGGYLELTAPAPADGSPEVIAAPDDGSIGPHMAYAVQWWLFAAGVPVGWVILVRREKRDLARAAGDREAAEQPEPATA from the coding sequence GTGTACCGCTTCCTGTTGACCCGGCAGTGGGTGATCGTCACCCTCATCGTCCTCGCCATGATTCCCACGATGATCGAGCTCGGTTTCTGGCAGCTGCACCGGCATGAACACCGGGTCGCGCAGAACGCGCTGATCTCCCGGAACCTCGAGTTGGACCCGGTCCCCGTCGACCGCCTGACCGCACCCGGACACACGGTTCCCCGCTCCGACTACTGGCGTGCGGTGACGGCCACGGGGACGTTCGACACCCGGCACGAGGTCGTCGTGCGGCGGCGTACCTCGCAGGACGAGCGGATCGGCGTCCTGGTGCTGACCCCGTTCGACCTGAAGGGCGGTGGCACCGTCCTGGTCAACCGCGGCTGGGTCGAGGCGGCGACCGACCAGCGGGCGTTCCCCGAGGTCCCGGCTCCGCCGCGCGGCGAGGTCACCGTCACCGGGCGGCTCAAGGCGGACGAGACGACGGGCACGAGCGGGATCAAGGACCTGAAGGGTCTGCCGGACCGCCAGGTGATGCTGATCAACAGCGCCCAGCAGGCGGACCTCCTCGGCCGTCCGGTCCTCGGCGGTTATCTGGAGCTGACCGCTCCGGCGCCCGCCGACGGCAGCCCCGAGGTGATCGCGGCTCCGGACGACGGTTCCATCGGCCCTCACATGGCGTACGCCGTCCAGTGGTGGCTCTTCGCCGCGGGGGTCCCCGTCGGCTGGGTCATCCTCGTGCGCCGTGAGAAGCGCGACCTCGCCCGGGCCGCCGGGGACCGCGAGGCCGCGGAGCAGCCGGAGCCCGCGACCGCCTGA